One genomic window of Coffea eugenioides isolate CCC68of chromosome 1, Ceug_1.0, whole genome shotgun sequence includes the following:
- the LOC113774580 gene encoding extensin-like, producing MRLSIPCVHLLLLVAIAVGSLGAPTYVAGKLEIEDGYLDKHIMYSKNGYPPPQHSPPPSVHPPPSRGYQPPQTPLTPPPYHSHPPKHTPPSKGNTPPPSYGSPPPPVGHIPPPPFGAPPPFHRYPPPPFHGNQPPRHGHAHAPPPKQYTPPGQHQPPSHHHLPPPTHHGHVPPSRGRQPPSPTPSHSSYPPPSTPSYSPPPQSHQPPGHHHHQPPSHGHHKHPPPSHHEHKHPPPTHHHAPPSHGHQPPSHHHTPPKHGHAPPNHKHTPPSPSSPPPSQSPPYAARPPPATYKSPPPPQGQPPPRSPYHGGRSPLKQKSPPPSPHYGPPPPPNPPAPSPYFPNLIP from the coding sequence ATGAGGCTATCCATTCCGTGTGTCCACCTCTTACTACTGGTTGCCATAGCAGTaggaagccttggagctcctaCCTATGTTGCCGGAAAACTAGAAATTGAAGATGGTTATCTAGACAAACACATCATGTATAGCAAGAATGGTTATCCACCACCACAACATTCCCCTCCGCCCTCGGTCCACCCTCCACCATCTCGTGGATATCAACCACCTCAGACTCCTCTTACACCACCACCTTACCATAGCCATCCTCCAAAGCATACTCCACCTTCAAAAGGTAATACCCCACCACCTTCCTATGGCTCTCCTCCACCACCCGTAGGCCATATTCCACCACCACCCTTTGGTGCTCCCCCTCCCTTCCACCGTTATCCACCACCGCCCTTCCATGGCAATCAGCCACCAAGACATGGTCATGCTCATGCACCACCTCCCAAGCAGTATACACCTCCTGGCCAACATCAACCACCGTCTCATCACCATCTTCCACCACCAACACATCATGGACATGTTCCACCATCTCGCGGCCGGCAACCTCCTAGTCCTACACCTTCCCACAGCAGCTATCCACCGCCCTCTACTCCGAGTTACTCTCCACCACCACAAAGCCATCAACCACCTGGTCATCATCACCATCAGCCGCCGTCTCATGGACATCATAAGCATCCGCCACCATCTCATCATGAACATAAGCATCCGCCTCCCACACACCATCATGCGCCACCATCTCATGGACATCAGCCACCTAGTCACCACCATACACCACCTAAGCATGGCCATGCACCGCCAAATCATAAACACACGCCGCCATCTCCCAGCTCTCCACCACCTTCTCAATCTCCACCTTATGCTGCGCGGCCTCCACCAGCTACTTATAAGtcacctcctcctcctcaaGGGCAGCCACCACCACGGAGCCCATACCATGGCGGACGTTCACCTCTAAAGCAAAAGTCACCACCACCTTCGCCACATTACGGGCCTCCACCTCCTCCAAACCCTCCAGCTCCAAGTCCTTACTTTCCCAACCTTATCCCTTAG